The following proteins are co-located in the Acidimicrobiia bacterium genome:
- the tuf gene encoding elongation factor Tu — translation MSKEKFERTKPHLNIGTIGHIDHGKTTLTAAITKVLADQNPEVNFSPFDSIDKAPEEKERGITISISHVEYETENRHYAHVDCPGHADYVKNMITGAAQMDGAILVVAATDGPMPQTREHVLLARQVGVPSMVVALNKADMVDDPEIMELVELEVRELLSEYDFPGDDIPIVAVSALKALEGDAEAGEQVLELMAKVDEFIPEPTRDVDKPFLMPIEDVFTITGRGTVVTGRVERGVVHVNDEVEIVGIKDTPNTTVTGVEMFRKLLDEGRAGDNIGALLRGTGKDDVERGQVLAKPGSITPHTKFEAQVYVLTKDEGGRHTPFFGNYRPQFYFRTTDITGSIELPEGTEMVMPGDNTEMTVELINPIAMEEGLLFAIREGGRTVGSGRVTKIIE, via the coding sequence ATGTCGAAGGAGAAGTTCGAGCGGACGAAGCCGCATTTGAACATTGGGACGATTGGTCATATCGATCATGGGAAGACGACGTTGACGGCGGCGATCACGAAGGTGTTGGCGGATCAGAATCCTGAGGTGAATTTTTCGCCGTTCGATTCGATCGACAAGGCTCCTGAGGAAAAGGAGCGGGGGATCACGATCTCGATTTCGCATGTGGAGTACGAAACGGAGAATCGTCACTATGCGCATGTGGATTGTCCGGGCCATGCGGATTATGTGAAGAACATGATCACGGGTGCTGCCCAGATGGATGGTGCGATTCTGGTGGTGGCGGCCACGGACGGGCCGATGCCCCAGACCCGTGAGCATGTGTTGTTGGCCCGTCAGGTGGGTGTGCCGTCGATGGTGGTGGCGTTGAACAAGGCCGACATGGTCGATGATCCTGAGATCATGGAGTTGGTGGAGCTCGAGGTGCGTGAGCTTCTTTCCGAGTACGACTTTCCCGGTGATGACATTCCGATTGTTGCGGTGTCTGCGTTGAAGGCTCTGGAGGGTGACGCCGAGGCGGGTGAGCAGGTCTTGGAGTTGATGGCCAAGGTCGATGAGTTCATTCCTGAGCCGACTCGGGATGTCGACAAGCCGTTCTTGATGCCGATCGAGGATGTGTTCACGATCACGGGTCGTGGCACGGTGGTGACGGGTCGTGTGGAGCGTGGGGTGGTGCATGTGAACGACGAGGTGGAGATCGTCGGGATCAAGGACACGCCGAACACGACGGTGACGGGTGTGGAGATGTTCCGAAAGCTTCTCGATGAGGGTCGTGCGGGCGACAACATCGGTGCGTTGTTGCGCGGTACGGGCAAAGACGACGTGGAGCGTGGTCAGGTGCTGGCCAAGCCGGGCAGTATCACGCCGCACACGAAGTTCGAGGCGCAGGTGTATGTGTTGACCAAGGACGAGGGTGGCCGCCACACACCGTTTTTCGGTAACTACCGGCCGCAGTTCTATTTCCGTACGACGGATATCACCGGTTCGATCGAGTTGCCTGAGGGTACCGAGATGGTGATGCCGGGCGACAACACCGAGATGACCGTCGAGTTGATCAACCCGATCGCGATGGAAGAAGGTCTCCTGTTCGCGATCCGTGAAGGTGGCCGCACCGTCGGATCCGGCCGCGTCACCAAGATCATCGAATAG
- the rpsJ gene encoding 30S ribosomal protein S10, which translates to MAATATGQKIRIRLKAYDHEIIDQSTKKIVETVVRTQAKVRGPVPLPTEIHRYCVIRSPHVDKDSREHFEMRIHKRLLDIVEPTGQTVESLQRLDLPAGVDIEIKIQEV; encoded by the coding sequence ATGGCAGCAACGGCAACGGGTCAGAAGATCCGCATCAGGCTCAAGGCCTACGACCACGAGATCATCGACCAGTCGACGAAGAAGATCGTCGAGACGGTCGTGCGTACCCAGGCGAAGGTGCGCGGTCCCGTGCCGTTGCCCACGGAGATCCACCGGTACTGCGTCATCCGCTCACCGCACGTCGACAAGGACAGTCGGGAGCACTTCGAGATGCGCATCCACAAGCGCCTCCTCGACATCGTGGAGCCCACCGGTCAGACCGTCGAGTCGCTCCAGCGCCTCGACCTCCCCGCCGGCGTCGACATCGAGATCAAGATTCAAGAGGTTTAG
- a CDS encoding efflux RND transporter permease subunit, whose product MDANTPTIREPAPPASGRGPLAGIGRGMVDFGIRRPVGIAVGVLALTVLFGILTVSIETDTDPENMLPGDDPVRVRNAELRDDFGTGDLIVVGVVDDDGVLTPEVFTAVAELTGEIQRLDGVDATGVTSADTVVDFPDTAFTADDVSATVSALEADPLLADRIVSPDGTAIGIVVPLESEDAAGDVADAVKRLAAEDPALSDADVLVAGLPLAEDEFGRDMFVQMALLAPLAGLLIFALMLFFFRRLSLVLAAMAVAMAAVIWTMGLLIGTGFTVHIMSSMIPIFLMPIAILDSIHVLSEFFDRYPRHRNRRDTLHAVYSELFLPLTYTSLTTAVAFASLMLAPIPPVRVFGGFVALGVVAAWVLTIVFIPAFVMLIDERRFAKLLTTHVEDRGGLLTGGLRRLGRLTTRAPRSLLLGSLVVAVLAVPGVLRITVNDNPLRWFKPGTEIRHASEELNDRFPGTYNASLVLTSEEPGDLTAPATVAAIDALQERWSDIDVVGTSTSFVDVALAVAPDAASVDASIDVAAASVGGERVDSLVTSDHRRANIQLLLNDGDNTSMQSVVDATGEFLESNPLPEGVDAQWAGETYLNLVWQDKMVTGMLEAFLGTLVVVFLLMLVLFRSLRHAVFAMIPVLMAVLVVYGVAGWIGKDYDMPMAVLSALVLGIGVDFGIHFVQRYGELHDSTGSAAEALTEFFEEPARALTRNAFVIAVGFLPLFLSTLVPYLVVGAFLASLMLLSWAATLLVLPPLVLITDRGRQAPRGEAADTPEPPATVGAGADLP is encoded by the coding sequence ATGGACGCCAACACCCCCACGATCCGGGAGCCGGCACCCCCGGCGTCCGGACGCGGACCGCTCGCCGGAATCGGGCGGGGCATGGTCGATTTCGGCATCAGGCGCCCGGTGGGAATCGCCGTCGGGGTGCTCGCTCTCACGGTCCTGTTCGGGATCCTCACCGTGTCCATCGAGACGGACACCGACCCGGAGAACATGCTGCCCGGCGACGACCCCGTGCGCGTGCGGAACGCCGAGCTGCGCGACGATTTCGGGACCGGAGACCTGATCGTGGTCGGCGTGGTGGACGACGACGGTGTCCTCACGCCCGAAGTGTTCACCGCCGTGGCGGAGCTCACCGGGGAGATCCAGCGTCTCGACGGTGTCGACGCCACCGGCGTCACGAGCGCCGACACGGTCGTCGACTTCCCCGACACAGCATTCACCGCCGATGACGTCTCCGCGACTGTCTCGGCACTCGAAGCCGATCCACTCCTGGCCGACCGGATCGTCAGTCCGGACGGAACAGCGATAGGGATCGTCGTCCCTCTCGAGAGTGAGGACGCCGCCGGGGACGTTGCCGACGCCGTGAAGAGGCTCGCCGCGGAGGATCCCGCCCTGTCCGACGCGGACGTGCTCGTCGCCGGCCTCCCCCTCGCCGAAGACGAGTTCGGTCGAGACATGTTCGTGCAGATGGCGCTTCTCGCTCCCCTGGCGGGCCTGCTCATCTTCGCGCTCATGCTGTTCTTCTTCCGGCGGCTCAGCCTCGTCCTCGCGGCCATGGCCGTGGCGATGGCCGCCGTGATCTGGACCATGGGGCTGCTCATCGGGACCGGGTTCACCGTCCACATCATGAGCTCGATGATCCCGATCTTCCTCATGCCGATCGCCATCCTCGACAGCATCCACGTGCTCAGCGAGTTCTTCGACCGCTACCCCCGCCACCGGAACCGGCGCGACACGCTCCACGCCGTGTACTCAGAGCTCTTCCTCCCCCTCACCTACACGTCGCTGACGACGGCGGTCGCCTTCGCCTCTCTCATGCTCGCCCCCATCCCGCCCGTCCGCGTGTTCGGCGGCTTCGTGGCGTTGGGCGTGGTGGCCGCGTGGGTGCTCACGATCGTGTTCATCCCCGCCTTCGTCATGCTCATCGACGAGCGGCGGTTCGCGAAGCTACTGACCACTCACGTCGAGGACCGCGGCGGGCTCTTGACCGGGGGGCTGCGCCGGCTCGGACGTCTCACGACACGTGCTCCCCGGAGCCTGCTCCTCGGTTCCCTGGTCGTGGCGGTGCTCGCCGTCCCCGGTGTCCTGCGCATCACCGTCAACGACAACCCGTTGCGGTGGTTCAAGCCTGGAACCGAGATCCGCCACGCCAGCGAGGAGCTGAACGACCGCTTCCCCGGCACCTACAACGCGAGCCTGGTGCTCACGTCCGAAGAGCCCGGAGACCTCACCGCGCCTGCGACCGTCGCAGCGATCGACGCCCTCCAGGAACGCTGGAGCGACATCGACGTCGTCGGAACGAGTACGTCGTTCGTCGACGTGGCTCTCGCGGTGGCTCCCGACGCTGCGAGCGTCGACGCAAGCATCGATGTCGCCGCGGCGTCGGTCGGAGGTGAGCGTGTCGACAGCCTCGTCACATCCGACCACCGGCGGGCGAACATCCAGCTCCTGCTGAACGACGGTGACAACACCTCGATGCAGTCGGTCGTCGACGCAACGGGCGAGTTCCTCGAGAGCAACCCACTCCCGGAGGGTGTCGACGCGCAGTGGGCCGGCGAGACCTACCTCAACCTGGTCTGGCAGGACAAGATGGTCACGGGCATGCTCGAAGCGTTCCTGGGCACCCTCGTCGTGGTCTTCCTCCTGATGCTGGTGCTGTTCCGCTCACTACGCCATGCCGTTTTCGCCATGATTCCCGTTCTCATGGCCGTGCTCGTCGTCTACGGCGTGGCCGGCTGGATCGGCAAGGACTACGACATGCCGATGGCGGTGCTCTCCGCGCTCGTTCTCGGTATCGGCGTCGACTTCGGCATCCACTTCGTGCAGCGCTACGGCGAGCTTCACGACTCGACCGGATCGGCGGCGGAGGCACTGACGGAGTTCTTCGAGGAGCCCGCCCGTGCCCTCACCCGCAACGCCTTCGTGATCGCGGTCGGGTTCCTGCCGCTGTTCCTGTCGACCCTCGTCCCCTACCTGGTCGTGGGTGCCTTCCTGGCGTCGCTCATGCTCCTGAGCTGGGCCGCGACACTTCTCGTCCTCCCACCCCTGGTCCTCATCACCGACCGAGGACGGCAGGCACCACGCGGAGAAGCCGCAGATACCCCGGAGCCACCAGCCACCGTGGGCGCGGGAGCGGACCTGCCGTAG